AGGTTCTTGTGGGCGACGGCCATCGAGGGATCAATCCCCACCGTCCGCTCCAGCTCCTCGATCGTTTCCCGGAAGCGGCGCTGCTGGCCGTAGAGGCTGGCCAGATTGAAGTGATACTCGGCGGAAGCCGGCTGCAGCTCGATGGCCCGCTGGTAGGCG
The genomic region above belongs to Nitrospinota bacterium and contains:
- a CDS encoding tetratricopeptide repeat protein, yielding AYQRAIELQPASAEYHFNLASLYGQQRRFRETIEELERTVGIDPSMAVAHKNLGLLYWKTMRDAVRARHHLKRVLDIAPNHPEAPAIRRLLDTIPPS